In a genomic window of Piliocolobus tephrosceles isolate RC106 chromosome 1, ASM277652v3, whole genome shotgun sequence:
- the THRAP3 gene encoding thyroid hormone receptor-associated protein 3 isoform X2 — protein MSKTNKSKSGSRSSRSRSASRSRSRSFSKSRSRSRSLSRSRKRRLSSRSRSRSYSPAHNRERNHPRVYQNRDFRGHNRGYRRPYYFRGRNRGFYPWGQYNRGGYGNYRSNWQNYRQAYSPRRGRSRSRSPKRRSPSPRSRSHSRNSDKSSSDRSRRSSSSRSSSNHSRVESSKRKSAKEKKSSSKDGRPSQAAGDNQGDEAKDQTFSGGTSQDTKASESSKPWPDATYGTGSASRASAVSELSPRERSPALKSPLQSVVVRRRSPRPSPVPKPSPPLSSTSQMGSALPSGTGYQSGTHQGQFDHGSGSLSPSKKSPVGKSPPSTGSTYGSSQKEESAASGGAAYTKRYLEEQKTENGKDKEQKQTNTDKEKIKEKGSFSDTGLGDGKMKSDSFAPKTESEKPFRGSQSPKRYKLRDDFEKKMADFHKEEMDDQDKDKAKGRKESEFDDEPKYMSKVIGANKNQDEEKSGKWEGLVYAPPGKEKQRKTEELEEESFPERSKKEDRGKRTEGGHRGFVPEKNFRVTAYKAVQEKSSSPPPRKTSESRDKLGVKDFPTGKSSFSITREAQVNVRMDSFDEDLARPSGLLAQERKLCRDLVHSNKKEQEFRSIFQHIESAQSQRSPSELFAQHIVTIVHHVKEHHFGSSGMTLHERFTKYLKRGTEQEAAKNKKSPEIHRRIDISPSTFRKHGLAHDEMKSPREPGYKAEGKYKDDPVDLRLDIERRKKHKERDLKRGKSRESVDSRDSSHSRERSAEKTEKTHKGSKKQKKHRRARDRSRSSSSSSQSSHSYKAEEYTEETEEREESTTGFDKSRLGTKDFVGPSERGGGRVRGTFFRARGRGWGRGNYSGNNNNNSNNDFQKRNREEEWDPEYTPKSKKYYLHDDREGEGSDKWVSRGRGRGAFPRGRGRFMFRKSSTSPKWAHDKFSGEEGEIEDDESGTENREEKDNIQPTTE, from the exons atgtcaaaaacaaacaaatccaagTCTGGATCTCGCTCTTCTCGCTCAAGATCTGCATCAAGATCTCGTTCTCGTTCATTTTCAAAGTCTCGGTCCCGAAGCCGATCTCTCTCTCGTTCAAGGAAGCGCAGGCTGAG tTCTAGGTCTCGTTCCAGATCATATTCTCCAGCTCATAACAGAGAAAGAAACCACCCAAGAGTATATCAGAATCGGGATTTCCGAGGTCACAACAGAGGCTATAGAAGGCCCTATTATTTCCGTGGGCGCAACAGAGGCTTTTATCCATGGGGCCAGTATAACCGAGGAGGCTATGGAAACTACCGCTCAAATTGGCAGAATTATCGGCAAGCATACAGTCCTCGTCGAGGCCGTTCAAGATCCCGGTCCCCAAAGAGAAGGTCCCCTTCACCAAGGTCCAGGAGCCATTCTAGAAACTCTGATAAGTCATCTTCTGACCGGTCAAGGCGCTCCTCATCCTCCCGTTCTTCCTCCAACCATAGCCGAGTTGAATCTTCTAAGCGCAAGTCTGCAAAGGAGAAAAAGTCCTCTTCCAAGGATGGCCGGCCATCTCAGGCTGCCGGGGATAACCAGGGAGATGAGGCCAAGGATCAGACATTCTCTGGAGGCACCTCTCAAGATACAAAAGCATCTGAGAGCTCGAAGCCATGGCCAGATGCCACCTACGGCACTGGTTCTGCATCACGGGCCTCAGCAGTTTCTGAGCTGAGTCCTCGGGAGCGAAGCCCAGCTCTCAAAAGCCCCCTCCAGTCTGTGGTGGTGAGGCGGCGGTCACCCCGTCCTAGCCCCGTGCCAAAACCTAGTCCTCCACTTTCCAGCACATCCCAGATGGGCTCAGCTCTGCCAAGTGGTACTGGGTATCAGTCTGGGACACACCAAGGTCAGTTCGACCATGGTTCTGGGTCCCTGAGTCCATCCAAAAAGAGCCCTGTGGGTAAAAGTCCACCATCCACTGGCTCCACATATGGTTCATCTCAGAAGGAGGAGAGTGCTGCTTCAGGAGGAGCAGCCTATACAAAGAG GTATCTAGAAGAGCAGAAGACAGAGAATGGAAAAGATAaggaacagaaacaaacaaataccgataaagaaaaaataaaagagaaagggagcTTCTCTGACACAGGCCTGGGTGATGGAAAAATGAAATCTGATTCTTTTGCTCCCAAAACTGAGTCCGAGAAGCCTTTTCGGGGCAGTCAGTCTCCCAAAAGGTATAAGCTCCGAGATGACTTTGAGAAGAAGATGGCTGACTTCCACAAGGAGGAGATGGATGATCAAGATAAGGACAAAGCTAAGGGAAGGAAGGAGTCTGAGTTTGATGATGAACCCAAATATATGTCTAAAGTCATAGGTGCAAACAAAAACCAGGACGAGGAGAAGTCAGGCAAATGGGAGGGCCTGGTATATGCACCTCCAGGgaaggaaaagcagaggaaaacagaggagctggaggaggagtcTTTCCCAGAGAGATCCAAAAAGGAGGATCGGGGCAAGAGAACCGAAGGTGGGCACAGGGGCTTTGTGCCTGAGAAGAATTTCCGAGTGACTGCTTACAAAGCAGTCCAGGAGAAAAGCTCATCACCTCCCCCAAGAAAGACCTCTGAGAGCCGAGACAAGCTGGGAGTGAAAGATTTTCCCACAGGGAAGTCTTCCTTTTCCATTACTCGAGAGGCACAGGTCAATGTCCGGATGGACTCTTTTGATGAGGACCTTGCACG acccAGTGGCTTATTGGCTCAGGAACGCAAGCTTTGCCGAGATCTAGTCCATAGCAACAAAAAGGAACAGGAGTTTCGTTCCATTTTCCAACACATAGAATCAGCTCAGTCTCAGCGTAGCCCCTCAGAACTGTTTGCCCAACATATAGTGACCATTGTTCACCATGTTAAAG AGCATCACTTTGGGTCCTCAGGAATGACATTACATGAACGCTTTACTAAATACCTAAAGAGAGGAACTGAGCAGGAGGCagccaaaaacaagaaaagcccAGAGATACACAG GAGAATAGACATTTCCCCCAGTACATTCAGAAAACATGGTTTGGCTCATGATGAAATGAAAAGTCCCCGGGAACCTGGCTACAAG GCTGAGGGAAAATACAAAGATGATCCTGTTGATCTCCGCCTTGATATTGAACGTCGTAAAAAACATAAGGAGAGAGATCTTAAACGAGGTAAATCGAGAGAATCAGTGGATTCCCGAGACTCCAGCCACTCAAGGGAAAGGTCAgctgagaaaacagagaaaactcaTAAAGgatcaaagaaacagaa GAAGCATCGGAGAGCAAGAGACAGGTCCagatcctcctcctcttcctcccagtCATCTCACTCCTACAAAGCAGAAGAGTACACtgaagagacagaggaaagagaggagagcaCCACGGGCTTTGACAAATCAAGACTGGGGACCAAAGACTTTGTGGGTCCAAGTGAAAGAGGAGGTGGCAGAGTTCGAGGAACCTTT TTTCGAGCCAGAGGaagaggctggggcagaggcAACTACTCTgggaacaataacaacaacagcaacaacgattttcaaaaaagaaaccgGGAAGAGGAGTGGGACCCAGAGTACACACCCAAAAGCAAGAAGTATTACTTG CATGATGACCGTGAAGGAGAAGGCAGTGACAAGTGGGTGAGCCGGGGCCGGGGCCGAGGAGCCTTTCCTCGGGGTCGGGGCCGGTTCATGTTCCGGAAATCAAGTACCAGCCCCAAGTGGGCCCATGACAAGTTCAGTGGAGAGGAAGGGGAGATTGAAGACGACGAGAGTGGGACAGAGAACCGAGAAGAGAAGGACAATATACAGCCCACAACCGAGTAG
- the THRAP3 gene encoding thyroid hormone receptor-associated protein 3 isoform X1: protein MSKTNKSKSGSRSSRSRSASRSRSRSFSKSRSRSRSLSRSRKRRLSSRSRSRSYSPAHNRERNHPRVYQNRDFRGHNRGYRRPYYFRGRNRGFYPWGQYNRGGYGNYRSNWQNYRQAYSPRRGRSRSRSPKRRSPSPRSRSHSRNSDKSSSDRSRRSSSSRSSSNHSRVESSKRKSAKEKKSSSKDGRPSQAAGDNQGDEAKDQTFSGGTSQDTKASESSKPWPDATYGTGSASRASAVSELSPRERSPALKSPLQSVVVRRRSPRPSPVPKPSPPLSSTSQMGSALPSGTGYQSGTHQGQFDHGSGSLSPSKKSPVGKSPPSTGSTYGSSQKEESAASGGAAYTKRYLEEQKTENGKDKEQKQTNTDKEKIKEKGSFSDTGLGDGKMKSDSFAPKTESEKPFRGSQSPKRYKLRDDFEKKMADFHKEEMDDQDKDKAKGRKESEFDDEPKYMSKVIGANKNQDEEKSGKWEGLVYAPPGKEKQRKTEELEEESFPERSKKEDRGKRTEGGHRGFVPEKNFRVTAYKAVQEKSSSPPPRKTSESRDKLGVKDFPTGKSSFSITREAQVNVRMDSFDEDLARPSGLLAQERKLCRDLVHSNKKEQEFRSIFQHIESAQSQRSPSELFAQHIVTIVHHVKEHHFGSSGMTLHERFTKYLKRGTEQEAAKNKKSPEIHRRIDISPSTFRKHGLAHDEMKSPREPGYKAEGKYKDDPVDLRLDIERRKKHKERDLKRGKSRESVDSRDSSHSRERSAEKTEKTHKGSKKQKKHRRARDRSRSSSSSSQSSHSYKAEEYTEETEEREESTTGFDKSRLGTKDFVGPSERGGGRVRGTFQFRARGRGWGRGNYSGNNNNNSNNDFQKRNREEEWDPEYTPKSKKYYLHDDREGEGSDKWVSRGRGRGAFPRGRGRFMFRKSSTSPKWAHDKFSGEEGEIEDDESGTENREEKDNIQPTTE, encoded by the exons atgtcaaaaacaaacaaatccaagTCTGGATCTCGCTCTTCTCGCTCAAGATCTGCATCAAGATCTCGTTCTCGTTCATTTTCAAAGTCTCGGTCCCGAAGCCGATCTCTCTCTCGTTCAAGGAAGCGCAGGCTGAG tTCTAGGTCTCGTTCCAGATCATATTCTCCAGCTCATAACAGAGAAAGAAACCACCCAAGAGTATATCAGAATCGGGATTTCCGAGGTCACAACAGAGGCTATAGAAGGCCCTATTATTTCCGTGGGCGCAACAGAGGCTTTTATCCATGGGGCCAGTATAACCGAGGAGGCTATGGAAACTACCGCTCAAATTGGCAGAATTATCGGCAAGCATACAGTCCTCGTCGAGGCCGTTCAAGATCCCGGTCCCCAAAGAGAAGGTCCCCTTCACCAAGGTCCAGGAGCCATTCTAGAAACTCTGATAAGTCATCTTCTGACCGGTCAAGGCGCTCCTCATCCTCCCGTTCTTCCTCCAACCATAGCCGAGTTGAATCTTCTAAGCGCAAGTCTGCAAAGGAGAAAAAGTCCTCTTCCAAGGATGGCCGGCCATCTCAGGCTGCCGGGGATAACCAGGGAGATGAGGCCAAGGATCAGACATTCTCTGGAGGCACCTCTCAAGATACAAAAGCATCTGAGAGCTCGAAGCCATGGCCAGATGCCACCTACGGCACTGGTTCTGCATCACGGGCCTCAGCAGTTTCTGAGCTGAGTCCTCGGGAGCGAAGCCCAGCTCTCAAAAGCCCCCTCCAGTCTGTGGTGGTGAGGCGGCGGTCACCCCGTCCTAGCCCCGTGCCAAAACCTAGTCCTCCACTTTCCAGCACATCCCAGATGGGCTCAGCTCTGCCAAGTGGTACTGGGTATCAGTCTGGGACACACCAAGGTCAGTTCGACCATGGTTCTGGGTCCCTGAGTCCATCCAAAAAGAGCCCTGTGGGTAAAAGTCCACCATCCACTGGCTCCACATATGGTTCATCTCAGAAGGAGGAGAGTGCTGCTTCAGGAGGAGCAGCCTATACAAAGAG GTATCTAGAAGAGCAGAAGACAGAGAATGGAAAAGATAaggaacagaaacaaacaaataccgataaagaaaaaataaaagagaaagggagcTTCTCTGACACAGGCCTGGGTGATGGAAAAATGAAATCTGATTCTTTTGCTCCCAAAACTGAGTCCGAGAAGCCTTTTCGGGGCAGTCAGTCTCCCAAAAGGTATAAGCTCCGAGATGACTTTGAGAAGAAGATGGCTGACTTCCACAAGGAGGAGATGGATGATCAAGATAAGGACAAAGCTAAGGGAAGGAAGGAGTCTGAGTTTGATGATGAACCCAAATATATGTCTAAAGTCATAGGTGCAAACAAAAACCAGGACGAGGAGAAGTCAGGCAAATGGGAGGGCCTGGTATATGCACCTCCAGGgaaggaaaagcagaggaaaacagaggagctggaggaggagtcTTTCCCAGAGAGATCCAAAAAGGAGGATCGGGGCAAGAGAACCGAAGGTGGGCACAGGGGCTTTGTGCCTGAGAAGAATTTCCGAGTGACTGCTTACAAAGCAGTCCAGGAGAAAAGCTCATCACCTCCCCCAAGAAAGACCTCTGAGAGCCGAGACAAGCTGGGAGTGAAAGATTTTCCCACAGGGAAGTCTTCCTTTTCCATTACTCGAGAGGCACAGGTCAATGTCCGGATGGACTCTTTTGATGAGGACCTTGCACG acccAGTGGCTTATTGGCTCAGGAACGCAAGCTTTGCCGAGATCTAGTCCATAGCAACAAAAAGGAACAGGAGTTTCGTTCCATTTTCCAACACATAGAATCAGCTCAGTCTCAGCGTAGCCCCTCAGAACTGTTTGCCCAACATATAGTGACCATTGTTCACCATGTTAAAG AGCATCACTTTGGGTCCTCAGGAATGACATTACATGAACGCTTTACTAAATACCTAAAGAGAGGAACTGAGCAGGAGGCagccaaaaacaagaaaagcccAGAGATACACAG GAGAATAGACATTTCCCCCAGTACATTCAGAAAACATGGTTTGGCTCATGATGAAATGAAAAGTCCCCGGGAACCTGGCTACAAG GCTGAGGGAAAATACAAAGATGATCCTGTTGATCTCCGCCTTGATATTGAACGTCGTAAAAAACATAAGGAGAGAGATCTTAAACGAGGTAAATCGAGAGAATCAGTGGATTCCCGAGACTCCAGCCACTCAAGGGAAAGGTCAgctgagaaaacagagaaaactcaTAAAGgatcaaagaaacagaa GAAGCATCGGAGAGCAAGAGACAGGTCCagatcctcctcctcttcctcccagtCATCTCACTCCTACAAAGCAGAAGAGTACACtgaagagacagaggaaagagaggagagcaCCACGGGCTTTGACAAATCAAGACTGGGGACCAAAGACTTTGTGGGTCCAAGTGAAAGAGGAGGTGGCAGAGTTCGAGGAACCTTT CAGTTTCGAGCCAGAGGaagaggctggggcagaggcAACTACTCTgggaacaataacaacaacagcaacaacgattttcaaaaaagaaaccgGGAAGAGGAGTGGGACCCAGAGTACACACCCAAAAGCAAGAAGTATTACTTG CATGATGACCGTGAAGGAGAAGGCAGTGACAAGTGGGTGAGCCGGGGCCGGGGCCGAGGAGCCTTTCCTCGGGGTCGGGGCCGGTTCATGTTCCGGAAATCAAGTACCAGCCCCAAGTGGGCCCATGACAAGTTCAGTGGAGAGGAAGGGGAGATTGAAGACGACGAGAGTGGGACAGAGAACCGAGAAGAGAAGGACAATATACAGCCCACAACCGAGTAG